AGTATTTTCTTTTAATACTCCTATTCTTAAGACATTAGCACCCTGACTTACAGCATATCTCTCTATTTCATCATGAACTGCTCTACCTAATTTTTTATTTCTCTCATTTGGTGAAATTAAAAGTAATCCTATCATCCAAGTTCCAACATCTGGGTAGTTCTTAAATATATCTACAATCCCAACTAATATTTCATCGTTATTGTATATTCCTAGCGTCAAAGAATCTTCTATAGTCTTTTTTTCATTATATTTAAAAATATCGTCTACATTTTCATCTG
This is a stretch of genomic DNA from Paraclostridium bifermentans. It encodes these proteins:
- a CDS encoding GNAT family N-acetyltransferase, giving the protein MIKSLLENEYLIQTVTNDNHSEIKQLYDLCSDYHIMASGRIATDENVDDIFKYNEKKTIEDSLTLGIYNNDEILVGIVDIFKNYPDVGTWMIGLLLISPNERNKKLGRAVHDEIERYAVSQGANVLRIGVLKENTNGRRFWDSLGYQYVKTIKMEIENKNHNVDILIKLIMEQ